AGGCGTAGATTCCGGGTGGCTATCTAGATCGCTGTATTCACCACCTAAGTCAATCAAATTGATGCGTTTGTAAGAGCTGACGTCGCCAACTTGCTTCCAACGATCATAAAGCGCGCGCTTATCCTGATTGGAATTTAAAAGCTGCTGCATGCTGATATTCTCCACCTTGTTGTATAGAGCCGAGTTAAACACATCTTGATTATACAGATAGCGGACAATGACATTTGCCGAGAAGCCCTTATAAACTAAGTTTGAGGTGAATACCCCCTGTAATTTAGGTCTGCTATTTCCAACGACTACAGCATCATTATAATCGTATTGAAAGCTATATGTTCCATCTTTCTTCATGAACAATTCGTTTCCGGTGGCAGGATCAATCCCTAAGGAAGGAACGGTCCAAATGTCTGCCGGATCGCCGCCATCTCTATATTGGATAAGCGATTTGCTCTGTCTCAGATTGCTGTTCATACTTTCAAGAATGCTATTGAAATCATTATACTCTTGTTTGTATGTCGATCCCATTAAGCCTATCGTCCAAATGATACGGTCTTGTAATTTGTAAATAGGGGCATACTTTGCATATACTTCGACACCGTCTACCGTCAGGTTACCAGCATTAATCGGATAACGTGATAAAGAAGTTGAGGATGGAAGTGCGACTGCCACAACAAGAGGATCGGTGAATTTTCTATAGGCATTCACATATCCTGACAATCGGCTATTCCATGCTGCGAAATCTAATCCTAATGAGATGGTCTCGGTATTCTGCCATTTTAGTTTCTTATTCCCTAAGGAGCTAACGTTGACACCCTGACCCCAGAAGTTATAGCCAGATTCGTAATCATAGGTTGTGATCGACGTATAGCTCGTGAAGTTTTGATTTCCGGTGCGACCGTAGTTACCGCGAAGTCGCAATAAGTTGATAGCGGGCGCGACGTCATTAAAAAACTGTTCTTTGTGAAGGTTCCAGGATAAACCACCCGAGAAAAATGGCGAATAGAGATTATCTACGCCGAAGGCGGTAGAACCGTCGTAGGAAAATGTAAAGTCGGCGTTGTATTTATTATCATACGAGTAGTTGAACGTACTGATCAGGGAATTCCGGCGCTCAACGATTGCTGAAGATTGCGGTCTGGAGTTTTCAAGATAGCCGTAAGCATATCTCGCTGCTCCCGTACTAAACGTAGGGAACCCGACAGCGATAAATCCTGCAGAATTAGCATTCGAGTTGAATACCTCTGCATGAACCTGTCCGTTTAAGCTGTGTTTTCCAGCGAAAACCTTATGGTAAACCACACTTGCATTTGCTGTATAGTTCAAGCGGCTCATTTCGGAATTCGTTAAACGACCTTTTTCAAGCACGTTGATCAAACGATATTGCGTGTGTCTTGGCGATATAAATACATTGTGCTCGGTATCGTCTTTATAGATCTGTAGGGCACCGTTAAGCGTCCAATTACTGTTGATATCCCAGCGTATCTTTGTATTGTTTGTTATCGCGTAGTTTTTGGTACGGTCAAAGCTCCCGATTTCGGAAAGATAAAGCGGGTTGCTAATGTATTCCACTTCGCTGCTGTAACCGCTTGACACGATCGCTAAATAGGGCTGCGAGCTGGGTGCTTTTTCGTAGTAGGGATTGGTATTGACCCAGTTGCTGAAGCTTCCATAATTTGATTCTTGGGCGCTGTAGCCATTAATATAAAGCATATTGCTTGCACGGAAGTTCTTATGTCGGAAATCAACGTTTAAGCGTGTTCCCCAGGTATCTCTCGAAGAACCTTTCATCGCCCCGTTATTCTTGCGGTAATCTCCTCCGATACCATAAGTAAGCGATCCGTCGCCACCGTTGACCATAAGCGAGTTGCGTTGCGATACGGCGGTTTGCACAGGATCGCTTAGCCAATAGGAATCAACCCCTCTCGCAATGTTCTTTAGTCGTTCGGCGTAAAGCGCATCTAATTCGATTTGCGTTTCGTATTTATCACGGCGCGGGTGGATGGTGTAGCGCCCGGATAGTCTTTCAAATTCAACCTTTTCGGCAGCATTCATCATATTGTAGCTGCGAAGATCGGGGGCATCTATGTTGATGTCTGTACTGTAATTGATTAATAGTTCGCCGGGTTTTGGCGCTATTGTTTCAATAACAATAACTCCGTTGGATGCACGTGAACCATAAATAGCGGTAGAGGCAGCATCCTTAAGGATCGTTACTGAGGCGATGCGGTTGATGTCCATATCGGTAATGGTTCTCAAGGTCGTCGGGAAGCCATCTAAAATGAATAAGGGCTGATTGGGATCTTCCGAGAACTCGTCTCTCAATGCATCCGTAGCAATACTCGTTTGTCCACGAAGTTCGATGGTTGCTAATGCATTTGGGTTAGAACCTGCTAAGTTATTCTCCATGGATAGGAAAGAAGGATCTAATGCTTTTAGCGATTGAATAACATTGGTATTCCCAACCTGCTTAAGCTCCTCGGTATTGAATGAAGCACTTGCTCCGGTAAAGGTTTCTTTTTTACGAGCAGAAATACCCGTCACAACGACCTCTTCCACACGATTGTCGGTTGATTCTAGAACGACGCGAACCGTGCTTCCTTGCACCCTGATGACTCTAGTTTCATACCCGACATTGGATACTTCAATCTCTTGGTTTTGGATGTTTCCAGGAAACGTAAAGCTACCATCGCTGTTTGTGGAAGTTGCTTTTTTACGGTCGGAAATCAGTCGGATAGACGCTCCTGATATCGGATTACCCTGCGCATCGACAACTACCCCTTTGGTCGATTGCTGCTGTTGGTTTCTCTCGTTTGTAGTCGTCTTCTTTTTGGGAAGAATACTAATGGTTTTGTTTTTGATCTGATAGTCAAGCGGCAGATTCTGTAATACGGATTCGACAGCCTTATCTACAGGCACATCTTTCAGTTCGATGGATATTCTCGGATATTGATTGATCATATCTGCATCGAAGAATAAGTCATAGCCCGACTGATGTCGGATTTGGAAAAGTGCCTGTTGCAGCGACATCGTTTTCCGAGGGATCGTAATTTGTCCCGACACTAAACTACTGCTCAGCAGCAGTGCTGCAAGAATGGTAGTTCGTCCCATCTTCAATCCTCCTTTGTTCAAGGAGAACTCACCCCTAAAGAGTGTTTTTAGAGAGATTTTCATAATTAGTTATAAAAAATAGGGTTAAAAGTTTGATACGTATATTGTTTTGGCGTTTATTCTAAAATTTAAGTTTTGAGAGGAACTCATGATGTTTAGAATCTCCTGAAGGGATTTGTTCTTGGCTATTGCTCCGGTGAATCGTTTCTTTTCGATGTCGTTGTCAATTTTGAATTTCACATCATACCAACGTTCGAGTTCTACGCAGATTTCGGCGAGGTCGGCATTGATAAAAATGAAGTCGTTATTGATCCAAGCAAGACTGCTTTCATCGTATTCACGCTTAATAAGTCCGGATGCGTTGAGCGTTGCTTCTTGTCCTGGTGATAAAATAAGCGAATGATTGGCTTTTAAGGCCCTAACTTCAACTTTACCTTCGACCAAGGATGTGCGGCTTTCGGCTTCGCCGGCATAGTTTTTAACGACGAATTTGGTTCCTAAAACTTTAACTGCCTGTTGTTTTGAGTTGACGATAAAGCTGCTGTGATTGGCAGTTTTCTTGATTTCGAAATATCCTTCACCTTCCAGATACACCTCACGTTTATCCTGTTGGAATCGGGTCGGAAAACGTAGTGAGGAAGCGGCGTTCAAAGTAACTTTGCTGCCATCAGCCAGTAGGATAGAAGAGATTGTTCCCTTCGGAGTCGTTAATGTATTATATGCTATTGGAGCATCGCTATTATTGATTTCTTCTTGTTGGTATAATAAATTCCCTTGCTCGTCAACACGAATGCTTAAGCCTTCGCTTGTTGTAATATCTTGCTTTGTATTCGGATTGATAACAATGGTTTTTCCGTCTGCCAATTTCAATTCGACCTGATCTTTAGCCGGCATAATGCTAGCGACTTCAGAAAGGGGGAGGGTCTTTGGATTTTGATTGATATAGATGGCTATCGCAATAGCATAGGCTAATACTGCGGCTGCTGCGACCTTCCAATAATTGTTGAAAGCAAAGACTTTTGGTTTTCGCTGTAGTTCTTTGCTCAAGTCTTTTCGAATTTGCTGTTTATGAAGATTTAAAGTTGCTTGATCAACTTCTTGTTCATCTTCGGATACAGCGTACCAGAACTCGACAGCTCGTTTCTCTTCATCAGAACATTGCCCACTGAGGTATTTGTCGATAAGTATTTTAAAATCGTGTTCGGTCATGTTAATGGTTTATCAGTACTGCATTATCAGGCAGTATATAGATAAGACGACTTAGTATAGTGTGAGTTGTAGATTAAAAGAGAAAAAAATGCGTATAGGGGTGAAGTTTTTTTCTTAAAATCTTTAATGCGTTGTGTATCTGTGTTTTAACTGTTTTTTCGGAGATGGCTAATTGATCGGCAATCTCCTGGTAACTCAAGTCTTGTTTGCGGCTCAGCTCAAATACCTGCCGCATCTTTGCAGGTAGGCTGTCTACCGCTTCCGAGATTATCGTTTATATTTGTTTTTCGCGGATGCGGAAATCTGTCGACTCCACGAGCTTGTAAGTATGTAGAAACGATTGATAGTACGTGTCGACTATTTTGTTGTGCTTAATTAAGTCGAGAACCTTATTGCGCGCAGTGATATACAAGTATCCTCTAATATTTGTGATGTGGGTCAGTGAGTCTCGGTTTTCCCAGAGCTTCAGAAATACATCGTGTGTGAGGTCTTTAGTAAGTTCGTAGTCCTTGGTTTTGTTGTAGATATGAATATATATATCCTCAAAAAAACGATCATATAGCAGATCGTAGGCAGCATGATTGCCTTCGCTAATCCTATGGATTAGCTCGATATCGTCTATATGTTGATCGTTCGTATTCATATCAAATTTAAGCCACCATCAAAAACTTTTGAAAGTTTGCTCATAGGTCGATGTGTAATCAATAAGCTGTAAATGAGTAGTGACAAATATAAAAAAAGCTTTTACTGAATATAAATGATTTGGGGAAATTTGCCAAAAAAGTTCTCCTTGAAAATCAGTGCGTTAATGGTGTTTTAATGAAAAGTCGGCATTTTTCTTTGCAAAAAAGGTTAAAATTCTGATATTTGCATCACCAAAAACAAGCCTCCTTAGCTCAGCTGGTAGAGCAACTGACTTGTAATCAGTAGGTCATTGGTTCGATTCCGATAGGAGGCTCAGAAAAGGGTAAAGAAAAAGCTCATCGAAAGATGAGCTTTTTTCGTTTTTTATGGGGGTATCCTTTTTATTATGAACGTGTCTGTTTTCAAAGGCCATCAAGAACTTTCATCCCTGTGGTTTTTTAATTGAAATATAAGGGATCATGTACAAAAGTTGTGGAGGGGATAAAAAATAATTAGATATTTGTGCTTTGATATTTATACAGATGCACGAATCTTTCAACGCGTTAATGCCCTTAATTATTCCCGAAGGAGTTTCCGATTATTTTGAGATGACCCACTATTCCAAAGAAGAAAAAAGACTGGATATCTTTCTGGAGGAAGTCAATACTACACCTGAAGAATATCAAGGCCAGAAGTTGATTTCCAAGGGGTTTTTCGAACCCGTTACCCTTCAAGATTTTCCTATCCGTGGCATGCAGGTCTATCTTCATGTCAAGCGCCGCAGGTGGCTCAACCAGGATACCGATAAAGTAGTCTACAGAAATTGGGAACTAGTAGCCAAAGGGACGCGCATCACACAGGATTTCGCAGCTTTTTTAAAAGGTATCAGCGGACAACCAGGCTCATAGCATTCAGACCATCAGTTCATTCTATGGGATATCAGCCAGTAAACTAAGGAGATACTACCGCAATAAACTGAGCGGTTTCCAGGATTGGGAGCATCGCGAAAATGCGCGAGATGGATTGATCTTCCCACAGAATGTCAGCGGCCATCTTTCTATTGACGAGACCTGCCTATCCCATGGCGAGCTCTATACCGTTGTCACCAATAAAGAAGCACGGGGCAAAAAAGGGACCATTGTAGCCATACTGAACGGGACAAAATCAGAGAACATTATCCCGATCCTTCAAAAGATTCCACAGAGATTACGAAATAAAGTTCAAGAGATAACGCTTGATTTAGCCGGTAATATGGGATTGATAGCCAAAAGATGCTTTCCCAATGCTGTTCAGGTAATAGACCGTTTCCATGTTCAGCAACTTGCTGCCGAAGCGCTTCAGGAAATAAGGATAAAGCACCGCTGGCAGGCCATTGACGATGAAAATCAGGCAATTGACCAAGCACGAAAGAATAAGGAAACCTATTTTCCGGAAGTCCTATCCAACAGTGAAACCATCAAACAGTTACTTGCAAGAAGCCGATACCTGCTTTATAAAAGTGAACATAAATGGACTTTGGAGCAAAGAGAAAGGGCTGCTGTACTCTTTGAGCGATATCCTGATATTGAAAAGGCGTACAGGCTATCCCAAGAACTCTCTTGGATATTCAACACCACCATAGATAAGATCTACGCCTTTACAAGGTTGGCAAAATGGGCGGATAAAGTGGAACAGGCCGGCTTCAAGTCATTCAACACCGTCTCCAGAACCATAAATATCCATCACAAAAAAATATTGAACTACTTCGACAACAAGAGTACAAATGCTTCAGCAGAATCTTTCAATGCAAAACTCAAAGCTTTCAGAAGTCAGTTTAGAGGTGTAGGTGACATCAATTTCTTCCTGTTCAGATTGACCAAATTATTTGCGTAATCCACAGGTTTTGAAACTGATCCGAAAAGTGCATAAAAAAAAGAGCAACTTTTTACAGTTGCTCTTATGTCTTTGCGGAGAGGGCGGGATTCGAACCCGCGGTACCGTTTCCAGTACGACAGTTTAGCAAACTGTTCCTTTCGGCCACTCAGGCACCTCTCCGGGTTTTGACAGTGCAAACATAAAGCAAAATTTTCACTCTACAAAGCTGTTATCGCTAATTTTTAACAATTTTTTCATACGAAATGACAACCTGCTGAATGTCAATTCCTTTTTTTAGCTGTCTTTTTTCTTGCTTAGATCGTAATCTATACGTACATGATAAATACTCTTCAGCATAGACTTGAAAATCTTAGATACTTCGGTAATATCACGCATAGTAATATCCGCATTTGCAAACTGGCGCTGCATTAGCTTATGATCGATAATCTTGTCGACAAGGTTATTGATAGACTCTTCTGTAGGCTCTTTTAACGCGCGGGAAGAGGCTTCAACCGAGTCGGCCATCATCAATACTGCAGTCTCTTTGGAGAATGGTACTGGACCAGGGTATTTGAATATGGACTCATCGATAACCTTATCTGGATTGTCTTTTACGGCTAGGTTGTAGAAGTAGTCAACTTTAGTCGTTCCGTGGTGCGTACGGATAAAATCAATCACTACCTCCGGCATCTGATGCTTTCTCGCCATCTCGATCCCTTTCAGGACGTGCGAGATAATAATCTGTGCACTTTGTTCCGGCGTCAGCTCTTCATGTGGGTTATCATTCGTTTTCTGATTTTCGATAAAATAAAGCGGGTTGATCATCTTCCCGATATCATGATATAAAGCACCGGCACGAACTAAAAGAGGGTTGCCACCGATCTTATAGATTGCTGCTTCAGCAAGGTTTGCCACCTGCAATGAGTGTTGAAAGGTGCCTGGAGCTTTCAGGGATAGCTCGCGCAATAAGCGGGAATTACTATTGGTTAATTCCATCAAAGTCAAATCAGACACGATGCCGAATAACTTCTCAAATGCATAGATCAGGGGATAGGCTAGAAGCGTTAATCCGACACTGACAGCAAACGGTAATATATCTTGCCAGTAAATGGTCGAGAAGGAGCCGTTACGCGTCAGCACTAATCCGATATAAGCAAGTATATAGGTCGCCAAGATAATCACACTGGACACGAGGAATTGCTCTCTTTTTACAAGCGTTTTAATGCTATAGATGGCCACCATTCCGGAGGTGAACTGCAGGAACACGAAGTCGAAACTGTTTGGTACAAATAGGCCGGCTACCAAAACCATCAGGATATGGATATTGAGGGCGATACGAGTATCGAACAACAATCTAAAGATGATCGGCACACTACAATAAGGAATGTAGTATAGGCTCGGGATCTTCATCTTGATAGCCCAGCTCAGTACGCCTAGCATAACAAGGATAACAATGAAGATAATGAATAGCAGACGATTGTTGTTGAAGATATCTCTACGGAAGTAGAATAGGAATACCATCAATAGGGTCATCGCTAAGGATATCAGGATAAAATGGCCAAACATTACGAGATTCTGCTCGCCGGATATTCGTGACTCATCCTCAAATACTTTGCGCAATGACTCCAGTTTTTGGTATGCTTCGTTATTGATGATCTTTCCTTGTTCGGCAATCAACTCATCTTTTTGAACCATACCCCGCGTCGTCGATATATTCGCTAGGGCATTCTGTTCGATTTTGTTGGTTTGGCTTTCATTAAACACGAAGTTAATAGTGACATAACTCTTTAAAACTTCGGCAAACCAGGATTTATGTTCAATTAGGTTGTTCTTCTCTAAAGCTTCGCGCAGGTACTTATTTGCAGATTCTATAGTAAAACAATCGACGGTATTCTTTTGCTGAGCGACATTATCATGAACCAAGACGAAGTTGTACTGCATGGCTGTCGCATCATTCTTAACCGAGTCATTTCCTTTGACTTGGAATCGGTTATTTAAGGAAATGATTCCGCGATTGTATATATAGTTGAGGAGAGCAGTGCCGACCTCTCTATACTTTGAAATATCGGTTCCGGAGGAGTCGAGCTGGCTAGACTGCCATTTCTCATTTAGATCGGTATTGAACTGATCGATCTGTTCCTTGCTAGCAACGTCGTTAAGATTGTAGATAGGCTGTACCGTACGGAGAATATACTGTTTATCGCGGGCAAGTTCTTCCGGTGTCTTAAGGATGGCAAAGTTATAAGGGGAAGTGAGATTTTCGTGATTCCATGGTTTTCCCTTCTCGTATTCATATTGGAAACGGGGTTGTTTCGGTAGGAATATACAGATTAATATAATCGTAATTACTACCATCCCATATTTCCATAGGGTTGAGTTTTGCTGCAATTTGTCTTTCGGGTAGTTAATCTTTAGTTTCGCCACGTTCTTATAGTCTTCCTTATCAAACAAATGTAATTATTTTCGTGCAAATGCCCCTTATTTCTGAAAAGTATGGGGATGTTCGTCATTAGCGATTATTACTTGCTATCTTTGCAAAAAAATTATGACATGTCTGCAAAACAACATTTAATCGCCCCATCAATTCTAGCGGCTGACTTTGCTAAACTTTATGATGATATCCAAATGGTAAACAACAGCGAAGCTGATTGGTTCCACATTGATATTATGGATGGTGTATTTGTTCCTAACATCTCTTTTGGCTTTCCGGTAATGCAAGCAATTGCTAAGCATGCAAAGAAACCTATGGATGTTCACTTGATGATTGTTGACCCGGATCGCTATTTGAAAGCATGTAAAGATAATGGTGCAGCGATAATTACGGTACATTATGAAGCTTGTACGCATTTACACCGTACGCTAGCAGCTATAAAAGAATTGGGATGTAAAGCGGGCGTTGCTTTAAATCCGCATACACCGGTTTCCTTATTAAAGGATGTTATTCAGGATATCGATTTAGTTTGTCTGATGTCGGTTAACCCAGGTTTTGGTGGTCAGAAATTTATTGAGCGCACTTACTCCAAGATTAAAGAACTTCGCGCTTTAGCTTTGCAAGAAGGTACAGACTTGATTATCGAGATCGACGGGGGAGTAGGAACAGGAAATGCAGGTAAATTATTAGCAGCAGGTGCTGATGTTTTGGTAGCCGGAAGTTTCGTTTTTAATTCTGAGAATCCTCTTCAAACGGTGAAGGAATTAAAGGAAGTAGACCCTACAATTCAGCTGGTTTAACACTTGTTTAGAATATTTCCAAATTGCAGCAAGGTGGCACAAATGCAACTTTAACTTGGTTTTTTTTGTATTTTTGTTCTTGTTGGCGTAAGTAAATATTTATTCCAATAGAATTAGTTAAAAGTAAATCATATTTAAACAAATAATACATGGCTTTTGATATAGACATGATCAAAAAAGTTTATTCACAGTATGATGAGCGTATTAATGCAGCTCGTCAGGTCGTGAATAAGCCTTTGACATTAGCAGAGAAAATTTTGTATGCGCACCTTTGGGATGGTACCGCTACGGAAGCTTACGAGAGAGGTAAGTCTTATGTTGATTTCGCACCGGATCGCGTTGCGATGCAGGATGCTACGGCACAGATGGCTTTATTGCAATTTATGCAAGCAGGTCGTCCGAAGGCTGCAGTTCCATCAACAGTTCACTGTGACCACTTGATTCAAGCTCGTGATGGTGCAGACCAGGATTTAACACGTGCGAAGCAAGAAAGTTCAGAAGTGTTCAACTTCTTAAGTTCTGTATCTAATAAATATGGTATTGGTTTCTGGAAACCAGGAGCAGGTATTATTCACCAAGTAGTGTTGGAGAACTATGCTTTCCCAGGTGGTATGATGATCGGTACGGACTCACACACAGTAAACGCAGGTGGCTTAGGAATGGTTGCTATCGGTGTTGGTGGTGCTGATGCTTGTGATGTAATGGCAGGTTTACCATGGGAGCTTAAATTCCCTAAATTAATCGGTGTTAAATTAACAGGTAAATTATCAGGATGGGCAGCTCCTAAAGATGTAATCTTGAAAGTTGCTGGTATCTTAACTGTAAAAGGTGGTACTGGTGCTATCGTTGAATACTTCGGCGAAGGTGCTGAATCATTATCATGTACTGGTAAAGGTACAATCTGTAACATGGGTGCTGAAATTGGTGCAACGACATCAACTTTCGGATATGATGCTTCTATGGAGCGTTACTTACGTGCGACAGACCGTGAAGAAGTTGCTGATGCAGCAAATGCTATCAAACACCATTTAACAGCTGATGCGGAAGTATATGCTAACCCTGAGCAATACTTCGATCAATTAATTGAAATTAACCTTTCTGAGTTAGAGCCATCGTTGAATGGTCCTTTCACTCCAGATTTATATACTCCAATCTCTCGTATGCGTGAGGAAGCTGGTAAAAACGGCTGGCCTACAAAAGTAGAGTGGGGATTAATCGGGTCTTGTACTAACTCTTCTTACGAAGACCTTTCGCGTGCTGCTTCTATTGCGAAACAAGCGATCGAAAAAGGATTAGTAACGAAAGCAGAATTTGGTATCAACCCAGGTTCTGAGCAAGTACGCTTCACTGCAGATCGCGATGGTTTATTGAAAACTTTCGAAGATCTAAACGCAACGATCTTTACTAATGCATGTGGTCCATGTATCGGTATGTGGGATCGTGCTGGTGCAGACAAGCAAGAGAAAAACACGATTGTACACTCGTTCAACCGTAACTTCGCAAAACGCGCTGACGGTAACCCGAATACATTTGCATTTGTAACTTCTCCTGAAATGGTAGCAGCTATCGCTATCTCAGGTGACTTAGGATTTAACCCGGTTACAGATACATTAACAAACAAAAACGGAGAGCAAGTAAAATTAGATCCTCCTACTGGTGATGAATTACCAGAAAAAGGATTCGCAGTCGATGATCCAGGATATCAAGCTCCAGCTGAAGATGGTTCATCGGTTACTGTTGATGTTTCTCCAACTTCAGATCGTTTGCAGTTGTTAGAGCCATTCGCAGCATGGGAAGGTACGGATCTTAAAGGCTTGAAATTATTGATCAAAGCTAAAGGTAAATGTACAACTGACCACATTTCTATGGCAGGTCCTTGGTTGAAATACCGTGGTCACCTAGATAATATCTCTAACAACATGTTAATCGGTGCAGTAAACTACTTCAACGATAAAACAGATAACGTTAAGAACCAGTTAACAGGCGAGTATGGTGCAGTTCCTGCAACCCAACGTGCTTATAAGGCTGCTAATATCGGATCTATTGTTGTTGGTGATGAAAACTATGGTGAAGGTTCTTCTCGTGAGCACGCGGCAATGGAGCCTCGTCACTTAGGCGTTCGCGCGGTATTAGTGAAATCATTTGCTCGTATCCACGAAACGAACTTGAAGAAACAAGGTATGTTAGGATTAACATTCGCAAACAAAGAAGATTACGATAAAATCCAAGAAGATGATATCATTGATATCAATGGATTAACTGAGTTTGCTCCGAATAAACCATTAACGTTGGTATTGCACCATGCTGATGGTACATCGGAAGAAATCTTAGCAAACCATACTTACAACGAACAACAAATCGGTTGGTTTAAAGCTGGTGGTGCATTGAATATTATTCGTGCAAACCAAGCTAAATAATAGCCCAACAGTTTAAATCTTAGCAATAAGATGAAAATATTAAAGCCGCTCATTTCCGAGCGGCTTTTTCTATTTAGTAGTTTTCCGAAGTGAGCTTAGCTAATCCAATAGCTTAGCAGTGATGAAGCATATCATTGTTCTTTTCTATTCATATTTCGGTAGCTTTGTCGGAGGATTCTAATCCCTATTACATTTCGCAAAACCATGAAAGCAATTACTACGATACTGAGCATTATTTCTATACTTACTCTAAATGATGTATCCGGTCAACAAATTCCCTTTGAAAAAGATCCTGAACGTAATACGACCGTCACGTATGAGGAACTTCGGAGTTATTATCAAGATCTTCTCAAGGATGAGAAGCAAGCGAAGATTATGGATTTAGGAAAGACCGATGTAGGGAAGCCGCTTCAGCTGATCGTCCTATCGAAGGATGGCGATTTCGATCCGCAAAGCATTAAGGCGAAAGGTAAGGCCGTACTTTTTATGAATAATGGAATACATCCCGGCGAACCGGAAGGCATTGACGCGAGTATGATGTTCGTAAGGGATTTGCTAACGCAAAACAAGCTCTCCTCGGATGTCGTTAT
The DNA window shown above is from Sphingobacterium hotanense and carries:
- the rpe gene encoding ribulose-phosphate 3-epimerase — translated: MSAKQHLIAPSILAADFAKLYDDIQMVNNSEADWFHIDIMDGVFVPNISFGFPVMQAIAKHAKKPMDVHLMIVDPDRYLKACKDNGAAIITVHYEACTHLHRTLAAIKELGCKAGVALNPHTPVSLLKDVIQDIDLVCLMSVNPGFGGQKFIERTYSKIKELRALALQEGTDLIIEIDGGVGTGNAGKLLAAGADVLVAGSFVFNSENPLQTVKELKEVDPTIQLV
- a CDS encoding HD family phosphohydrolase, whose protein sequence is MAKLKINYPKDKLQQNSTLWKYGMVVITIILICIFLPKQPRFQYEYEKGKPWNHENLTSPYNFAILKTPEELARDKQYILRTVQPIYNLNDVASKEQIDQFNTDLNEKWQSSQLDSSGTDISKYREVGTALLNYIYNRGIISLNNRFQVKGNDSVKNDATAMQYNFVLVHDNVAQQKNTVDCFTIESANKYLREALEKNNLIEHKSWFAEVLKSYVTINFVFNESQTNKIEQNALANISTTRGMVQKDELIAEQGKIINNEAYQKLESLRKVFEDESRISGEQNLVMFGHFILISLAMTLLMVFLFYFRRDIFNNNRLLFIIFIVILVMLGVLSWAIKMKIPSLYYIPYCSVPIIFRLLFDTRIALNIHILMVLVAGLFVPNSFDFVFLQFTSGMVAIYSIKTLVKREQFLVSSVIILATYILAYIGLVLTRNGSFSTIYWQDILPFAVSVGLTLLAYPLIYAFEKLFGIVSDLTLMELTNSNSRLLRELSLKAPGTFQHSLQVANLAEAAIYKIGGNPLLVRAGALYHDIGKMINPLYFIENQKTNDNPHEELTPEQSAQIIISHVLKGIEMARKHQMPEVVIDFIRTHHGTTKVDYFYNLAVKDNPDKVIDESIFKYPGPVPFSKETAVLMMADSVEASSRALKEPTEESINNLVDKIIDHKLMQRQFANADITMRDITEVSKIFKSMLKSIYHVRIDYDLSKKKDS
- a CDS encoding aconitate hydratase; amino-acid sequence: MAFDIDMIKKVYSQYDERINAARQVVNKPLTLAEKILYAHLWDGTATEAYERGKSYVDFAPDRVAMQDATAQMALLQFMQAGRPKAAVPSTVHCDHLIQARDGADQDLTRAKQESSEVFNFLSSVSNKYGIGFWKPGAGIIHQVVLENYAFPGGMMIGTDSHTVNAGGLGMVAIGVGGADACDVMAGLPWELKFPKLIGVKLTGKLSGWAAPKDVILKVAGILTVKGGTGAIVEYFGEGAESLSCTGKGTICNMGAEIGATTSTFGYDASMERYLRATDREEVADAANAIKHHLTADAEVYANPEQYFDQLIEINLSELEPSLNGPFTPDLYTPISRMREEAGKNGWPTKVEWGLIGSCTNSSYEDLSRAASIAKQAIEKGLVTKAEFGINPGSEQVRFTADRDGLLKTFEDLNATIFTNACGPCIGMWDRAGADKQEKNTIVHSFNRNFAKRADGNPNTFAFVTSPEMVAAIAISGDLGFNPVTDTLTNKNGEQVKLDPPTGDELPEKGFAVDDPGYQAPAEDGSSVTVDVSPTSDRLQLLEPFAAWEGTDLKGLKLLIKAKGKCTTDHISMAGPWLKYRGHLDNISNNMLIGAVNYFNDKTDNVKNQLTGEYGAVPATQRAYKAANIGSIVVGDENYGEGSSREHAAMEPRHLGVRAVLVKSFARIHETNLKKQGMLGLTFANKEDYDKIQEDDIIDINGLTEFAPNKPLTLVLHHADGTSEEILANHTYNEQQIGWFKAGGALNIIRANQAK